From Mucilaginibacter rubeus, a single genomic window includes:
- a CDS encoding cytochrome c3 family protein yields the protein MLKKRYSFLALIALIPLSFILTQCYNSTSADPRGEIYAGSESCKKCHSDVYNSFLHTAHFQTSQLANIHNIRGSFTKDSNTFEFGMGQKIVMEKRNDSLYQVGYLNGKETEAEPFDVSIGNGKAQTYMYWKGKMLYELPVSYFAAIHNWANSPGYLPDRMNFGRPILRRCLECHSSYVKELPPQAGDFGFEKASLIYGIDCERCHGPAANHVNYHTDNPDDKKAKYIATYASLSRTQKMDACAVCHSGNKNIPQRSSFEFEMGDTLLKDRTQPRVIPGSNMPDVHGNQYDLLIASKCYTMSKMDCGNCHNPHVSQPQSMVTYTQKCLSCHSEANHNFCKLAPQMGTAIKTYCIDCHMPNKASNVIRLEAAQSKMKVPYMVRSHYIGIYPEETKKILDFVNGKKGV from the coding sequence ATGCTCAAAAAAAGATACTCTTTTTTAGCTCTTATTGCTCTTATACCTTTAAGCTTCATTTTAACCCAGTGCTATAACTCAACTTCTGCTGATCCGCGGGGCGAAATTTACGCCGGATCCGAGAGTTGTAAAAAGTGCCACAGCGACGTTTACAACTCGTTTCTGCATACCGCGCATTTTCAAACATCGCAGTTGGCTAATATCCATAACATCCGGGGCAGCTTTACTAAAGATTCGAACACTTTTGAGTTTGGCATGGGCCAAAAAATAGTAATGGAAAAGCGCAACGACAGCCTTTACCAGGTTGGTTATCTCAACGGAAAAGAAACAGAAGCCGAACCTTTTGATGTTTCCATTGGCAACGGCAAAGCCCAAACCTACATGTATTGGAAAGGCAAAATGCTTTATGAACTGCCGGTATCCTATTTTGCGGCTATCCATAATTGGGCCAATAGTCCTGGTTATTTGCCTGATCGTATGAATTTCGGTCGCCCTATTTTGCGCAGATGCCTGGAATGCCATAGTTCGTACGTAAAAGAACTTCCGCCGCAGGCTGGCGATTTCGGCTTTGAAAAAGCTTCCCTCATTTATGGTATCGATTGTGAGCGTTGTCATGGCCCTGCAGCCAATCACGTTAACTACCATACCGACAACCCCGATGATAAAAAGGCAAAATATATTGCCACTTACGCATCATTATCGCGCACGCAAAAAATGGATGCTTGCGCGGTTTGTCACTCGGGCAATAAAAATATCCCGCAACGCTCATCATTTGAGTTTGAAATGGGCGATACCTTGCTAAAAGACCGTACCCAACCGCGTGTAATACCCGGCAGCAATATGCCCGACGTTCATGGTAACCAATATGATTTGCTGATAGCCAGCAAGTGCTACACCATGAGCAAAATGGATTGTGGTAATTGCCACAACCCACACGTAAGTCAGCCTCAAAGTATGGTAACCTACACGCAAAAATGTCTGAGCTGCCACAGTGAGGCTAATCATAATTTTTGCAAACTGGCACCGCAAATGGGTACGGCTATAAAAACATATTGTATTGATTGCCACATGCCAAATAAGGCATCAAACGTGATCAGGCTCGAGGCTGCCCAAAGCAAAATGAAAGTGCCGTATATGGTGAGGAGCCACTACATTGGCATTTATCCGGAGGAGACTAAAAAGATCCTCGATTTTGTAAATGGCAAAAAAGGGGTGTAA
- a CDS encoding glycoside hydrolase family 76 protein, producing MKKTIYLLLLSSFITAVSCSKGKEVTPATTKPDTNTPTPTDNNTGFSSADADLAYTAFNNAFYDSNNKLYFSTTKKDGVAAIWTQAVYWDMAMNVYERTKAPAQLTRISDIYQGNYNHYDGYNWNNTTVWFIYDDMMWWVIALARANQLTGNATYLDKAKVGFERVWNGSYDSVDGGMFWDFQHSGKNSCINFPTVIAAMKLYSITKDASYLDKAKSIYTWSKTNLVDASGKVNDNKIGNNPAGGQDYTYNSGTAIGAAMALYKQTNDVAYLNDAKLYTDYVKNNLCTNGILPAEGDFNEQGVLKAIFAQYIVQLINDGGQSQYLSWIQTNVNTGWKNRDARNLTYRNYAVSTPTGDIQSYEASSIVTFMQLIPPTK from the coding sequence ATGAAAAAAACGATCTACCTGTTACTCCTGAGCTCTTTTATTACCGCGGTAAGCTGCAGTAAGGGAAAGGAAGTTACACCTGCTACTACCAAGCCCGATACCAATACCCCTACTCCAACCGATAACAACACCGGCTTTAGCAGTGCAGATGCCGATCTTGCTTATACCGCGTTCAATAATGCCTTTTATGATTCAAACAATAAGCTTTATTTCAGCACCACCAAAAAAGACGGCGTAGCCGCTATATGGACACAGGCTGTTTACTGGGATATGGCCATGAATGTTTATGAACGCACCAAAGCCCCGGCACAATTAACCCGGATCAGTGATATATACCAGGGAAACTACAATCATTACGATGGCTACAACTGGAACAATACTACCGTTTGGTTTATTTATGATGATATGATGTGGTGGGTAATTGCTTTGGCCCGCGCTAACCAGCTCACAGGCAATGCCACTTATCTTGATAAAGCAAAAGTCGGATTTGAGCGGGTATGGAATGGATCGTACGACTCGGTAGATGGCGGCATGTTCTGGGACTTTCAGCACAGCGGTAAAAACTCGTGCATCAATTTCCCAACTGTTATAGCAGCCATGAAACTGTATAGCATCACCAAAGATGCATCATACCTTGACAAGGCTAAATCTATCTACACCTGGTCAAAAACCAATTTGGTTGATGCATCTGGTAAAGTAAACGACAATAAAATAGGCAATAACCCGGCCGGTGGTCAGGACTATACTTATAATTCGGGCACAGCCATCGGCGCGGCCATGGCGCTATACAAACAAACCAACGATGTAGCTTACCTGAATGATGCTAAACTATATACCGATTATGTTAAAAACAACCTGTGTACCAACGGCATACTTCCTGCCGAAGGCGATTTTAACGAACAAGGTGTGCTAAAAGCTATTTTTGCCCAGTATATAGTACAGTTGATAAATGATGGCGGTCAAAGCCAGTACTTGAGCTGGATTCAAACCAACGTCAACACAGGCTGGAAGAACCGCGACGCCCGTAATCTAACTTACCGTAATTATGCTGTAAGCACACCTACCGGCGATATTCAATCGTACGAAGCCAGTAGTATTGTAACCTTCATGCAGTTGATACCGCCAACTAAATAA
- a CDS encoding TROVE domain-containing protein: MKFNLLSRVKTKTTNHEGAKAFTMSAELELYTMVVTWSLNDTFYEKDQVRMERLRNLIAKCNPVFVGKLAVYARTKMYMRSVPLVLVTELAKLHSGNDLVARVTDGVIGRADEITELLACYETLNQRKGTKKLNRLSKQMQKGLSQAFNRFDEYQFAKYNRDGAIKMRDALFLVHPRAKDDLQQLIFNKIAANELQTPYTWETELSALGQLNFDSAEARAIAFRAKWEELIDSGKVGYMALLRNLRNIQDAGVSYAHFKKVCATLVDGEQVAKAKQFPFRYLAAYRELITPASAVQNIARAAKAAITGNKGYTGELLDALEKAVQASAANIRGFNENTRVVLACDVSGSMQKPISAKSKVLLYDIGLMLAMLLQSRCKNVEVGMFGDRWKTIAIPHNNILGNVQEFYRRESEVGYSTNGYLVIHDLSTRRAVMDKIMLFTDCQLWNSNGGSNHIQEQWIYYKQHIAPEAKLYLFDLAGYGHAPLQLLQNDVYLIAGWSDKVFDVLAAIENGSTALDIINKIDL, from the coding sequence ATGAAATTCAACCTATTAAGCAGAGTAAAAACCAAAACGACAAATCATGAAGGCGCGAAAGCCTTTACCATGAGTGCCGAATTGGAATTGTACACCATGGTAGTAACCTGGAGCTTAAACGACACCTTTTATGAAAAAGACCAGGTACGTATGGAGCGCCTGCGCAACCTGATAGCTAAATGTAACCCGGTATTTGTTGGTAAACTGGCAGTTTATGCACGTACCAAAATGTATATGCGTTCGGTACCGCTGGTGTTGGTTACCGAATTGGCTAAGCTGCACTCGGGCAACGATCTGGTTGCCCGGGTTACCGACGGGGTTATCGGTCGCGCAGATGAGATCACCGAGTTACTGGCTTGCTATGAAACATTAAACCAGCGCAAAGGCACAAAAAAGCTCAACCGCTTGTCAAAACAAATGCAAAAAGGTTTATCACAAGCATTTAACCGCTTTGATGAATACCAGTTTGCTAAATATAACCGCGATGGTGCTATTAAAATGCGCGACGCTTTGTTCCTGGTGCACCCACGTGCCAAAGACGATTTGCAGCAGCTGATCTTTAACAAGATTGCAGCAAACGAACTGCAAACGCCTTACACCTGGGAAACAGAACTCTCGGCTCTTGGTCAGCTGAATTTTGACAGTGCCGAAGCCAGGGCGATAGCGTTCCGTGCCAAATGGGAAGAGCTGATTGATAGCGGTAAAGTTGGTTATATGGCCTTACTGCGTAACCTGCGCAACATACAGGATGCCGGCGTAAGCTATGCGCACTTTAAAAAAGTATGCGCAACATTAGTCGATGGCGAACAGGTGGCTAAAGCCAAACAGTTCCCATTCCGTTATCTGGCGGCTTACCGTGAGTTGATAACTCCTGCATCGGCAGTACAAAATATTGCGAGGGCGGCCAAAGCAGCTATAACGGGCAACAAAGGCTACACCGGCGAATTGCTGGATGCTTTGGAGAAAGCGGTACAGGCAAGCGCAGCCAATATCAGGGGTTTTAATGAAAACACCCGTGTAGTACTGGCCTGCGACGTATCAGGATCAATGCAGAAGCCTATTTCAGCAAAATCAAAAGTGCTGTTATACGATATCGGTTTGATGCTGGCTATGTTGCTGCAATCGCGCTGCAAAAATGTGGAAGTAGGTATGTTTGGCGACCGTTGGAAAACTATTGCCATACCACACAACAATATATTAGGCAACGTGCAGGAGTTTTACCGCCGCGAAAGTGAAGTGGGCTATTCAACCAATGGCTACCTGGTTATCCATGACCTGAGTACCCGACGTGCAGTCATGGACAAGATAATGCTATTTACCGATTGCCAACTGTGGAACAGTAACGGTGGCAGCAACCACATCCAGGAGCAGTGGATTTATTATAAACAACACATTGCGCCAGAGGCAAAGCTGTACTTGTTTGACCTGGCTGGTTATGGCCACGCACCATTGCAGCTATTGCAAAACGATGTGTACTTAATAGCAGGCTGGAGCGATAAAGTTTTTGATGTGTTAGCAGCAATTGAAAACGGAAGCACAGCGCTGGATATCATTAACAAAATAGATTTATAA
- a CDS encoding DUF4287 domain-containing protein, with the protein MSFQGYLKTIKEKTGKGPADFRQLAEEKGFTKNGELLAKAGDVTNWLKADFELGHGHAMAIYALLKGIKNEDSE; encoded by the coding sequence ATGTCATTCCAGGGATATTTAAAAACAATAAAAGAGAAAACGGGCAAAGGGCCGGCTGATTTTAGACAATTGGCTGAAGAAAAAGGTTTTACAAAAAATGGCGAGCTACTTGCTAAAGCCGGCGATGTCACCAATTGGCTTAAGGCAGATTTTGAACTGGGGCATGGTCATGCCATGGCTATTTATGCTTTATTGAAAGGGATTAAGAACGAAGACAGCGAGTAG
- a CDS encoding TonB-dependent receptor: MNSSRLCSQPSTFNPLQKVNIYNTLKWLGCLVLLLISSVAQAQTPHGTIKGKVVTSDGQPGEFVNVALKGTSKGTHVNANGMYTINNINPGTYTLVASYIGLNTQNQTVEVKAGETIEVNFTLTENNQQLQEVVVTSGKKINKFSRQQSDDVAKLPLKNLENPQVYNVVTSELLKDQLNVNISQALSNVPGAVPSIDPAGGTSITLRGFTAEIAARNGIQFIAAGRSSVDPVNVDHFEVLKGPSATLFGNTVSSYGGAINMVTKKPTAETKGEITYSAGSWGLNRVTADINTPLNQEKTALFRVNAAVNKQQSYLVNGHNNTFTIDPSLLYKVNDRLTLSADLEIYHEDLTRVPYMRYTGLNITNINQNPLDYRTSLYSDGINAVTNTFRSYFEAKYKINDSWTSQTNISVNNEKVAKSYQAYPTFISPTLIERGISLFGPITTINTDIQHNLKGDFKIGKIRNRLVWGLDYIHTKSDFTYASATIDTIDITKSYGPVTQPLADKAIQNGFTGLYPSEFNQYATYASDLVNITDRLMTLVSLRVDRYQLKGNGGYSQTSLTPKLGLIYQPVKDQVSIFGNYMSGFTNNGPIVQPDGTRVVLKPEHAFQWEGGVKVSTANNRLSATVSYYNIDVRDALRYDNSNFTYQDGKQKSQGAEVSIVANPVEGVNLLAGYVYNKNQYIRATSGEGKDVTGTPRNVANFWGSYKFQPGTILQDFGFGVGGNYAQKSYYDLDNIIVIPSFVLVNATVFYEQPKWRLGIAANNTGNKKYWSPSFTANPQPLRQLIASASFKF, encoded by the coding sequence ATGAATTCTTCCCGACTATGCAGTCAACCTTCTACATTCAATCCATTACAAAAAGTTAATATTTACAATACGCTAAAATGGCTGGGATGCCTTGTGTTACTGCTTATTAGCAGTGTTGCGCAGGCCCAAACCCCGCATGGTACAATTAAGGGTAAAGTTGTCACGTCAGACGGGCAGCCTGGTGAGTTTGTGAATGTGGCCCTTAAAGGCACCAGTAAAGGTACCCATGTAAACGCTAATGGTATGTATACCATAAACAATATCAATCCGGGTACTTATACCCTGGTTGCCAGTTATATTGGGCTTAACACACAAAACCAAACGGTTGAGGTTAAAGCCGGCGAAACTATTGAAGTTAACTTTACCCTTACCGAAAATAACCAGCAATTGCAGGAAGTGGTGGTAACATCGGGCAAAAAGATTAACAAATTTAGCCGTCAGCAAAGCGACGATGTTGCCAAGCTTCCGCTTAAAAACCTCGAGAATCCTCAGGTTTACAACGTTGTAACCAGCGAGTTGCTAAAAGATCAGCTTAACGTAAATATATCTCAGGCTTTATCAAACGTACCCGGCGCTGTTCCATCTATTGATCCGGCTGGTGGCACCAGTATTACCTTGAGGGGTTTTACGGCCGAGATTGCCGCCCGAAACGGCATCCAGTTCATAGCGGCCGGTCGCTCATCTGTTGATCCGGTGAATGTTGATCATTTTGAAGTATTAAAAGGCCCATCGGCTACGTTGTTTGGCAATACGGTATCATCTTATGGTGGCGCTATTAATATGGTTACTAAAAAGCCTACAGCCGAAACTAAAGGTGAGATCACTTATTCGGCAGGTAGCTGGGGTTTAAACCGCGTTACTGCCGATATCAACACTCCACTTAACCAGGAAAAAACAGCATTATTTCGTGTTAATGCCGCTGTAAACAAACAACAAAGCTACCTCGTAAACGGCCATAACAACACGTTTACTATCGACCCGAGCCTGTTGTATAAGGTAAATGACCGCCTTACTTTGTCGGCCGACCTGGAGATTTACCACGAAGATCTTACCCGTGTGCCTTATATGCGGTACACCGGGTTGAATATCACCAACATTAATCAAAACCCTTTAGATTATCGCACTTCACTTTACAGCGATGGGATCAACGCTGTGACCAATACCTTCCGTTCATATTTTGAGGCTAAATACAAGATCAATGATAGCTGGACATCGCAAACTAACATCTCGGTAAACAACGAGAAGGTTGCCAAAAGTTATCAGGCATATCCTACGTTCATCAGTCCTACGCTGATAGAACGTGGTATTTCATTATTTGGCCCGATAACTACCATCAATACAGATATTCAGCATAATTTAAAAGGCGATTTCAAGATCGGTAAGATTCGCAACCGTCTGGTTTGGGGACTGGATTATATTCACACCAAAAGCGATTTTACCTATGCCAGCGCCACTATCGATACTATCGACATTACAAAATCATACGGCCCTGTTACGCAACCACTGGCTGATAAAGCTATTCAGAATGGCTTTACCGGATTATATCCTTCAGAATTTAACCAGTACGCTACCTACGCCTCTGATTTAGTAAATATTACAGACAGGCTGATGACGCTGGTTAGCTTACGTGTCGACCGGTATCAGCTTAAAGGCAATGGTGGATATAGCCAAACATCACTTACCCCAAAATTGGGTTTAATATATCAACCCGTTAAAGACCAGGTATCCATTTTTGGTAATTACATGAGCGGTTTTACCAACAATGGCCCAATTGTGCAGCCCGACGGCACACGGGTTGTTTTGAAACCGGAACATGCTTTTCAATGGGAAGGTGGTGTTAAAGTAAGTACAGCCAATAACAGGCTTTCGGCAACGGTAAGTTACTACAACATTGATGTGCGCGACGCTTTGCGTTACGATAACTCCAATTTTACCTATCAGGACGGTAAGCAAAAAAGCCAGGGAGCAGAGGTAAGCATTGTTGCTAACCCTGTAGAGGGCGTTAACCTCCTTGCGGGATATGTTTATAACAAAAATCAATACATCCGCGCTACATCCGGCGAAGGTAAGGATGTAACCGGTACACCAAGAAATGTGGCCAATTTTTGGGGTAGCTATAAATTTCAACCTGGCACTATACTGCAGGACTTTGGTTTTGGCGTAGGTGGTAACTATGCTCAAAAAAGCTATTATGATCTGGACAATATCATCGTGATCCCGTCATTTGTACTGGTGAATGCTACCGTGTTTTATGAACAGCCTAAATGGCGTTTGGGGATTGCTGCCAATAATACCGGTAATAAAAAATACTGGTCGCCGTCGTTTACAGCTAACCCGCAGCCTTTGCGGCAGCTAATTGCCTCGGCTTCATTTAAGTTTTAA
- a CDS encoding NIPSNAP family protein translates to MKRRSFVKSTLLTGVTATVLPAMSYATETAPKTAEYYELRVYSLKSPEQQKLVENFLKDTAIPALNRLGVKHVGVFTEMKPESQTRLFVLIQFNSLAHFSSVTESFDTDAQLQTKGAAYLNAPAASPAYERIESSLLKAFVHMPHLEAPENKARIFELRQYQSATEAAGKKKIEMFNDQGEIDVFKRLGFKPVFWGETVIGPQRPNLTYMITFDDMEAKSAHWKAFGSDPEWKKISAVPEYADALLVNKITSTMLVPTAYSQI, encoded by the coding sequence ATGAAAAGGCGCTCCTTTGTTAAATCAACCCTGTTAACCGGTGTAACCGCAACTGTTTTACCCGCTATGAGCTACGCTACAGAAACCGCCCCTAAAACCGCCGAGTATTATGAGCTAAGAGTATACAGCCTTAAAAGTCCGGAACAGCAAAAGCTGGTTGAGAATTTTTTGAAAGATACCGCCATACCAGCGCTTAATCGTTTAGGCGTAAAACACGTAGGTGTATTTACCGAAATGAAACCCGAAAGCCAAACCAGGCTTTTTGTATTGATACAATTTAATAGTCTTGCCCATTTCAGCTCGGTGACAGAAAGCTTTGACACTGATGCCCAGCTACAGACTAAAGGAGCCGCCTATCTGAACGCCCCGGCTGCATCCCCCGCTTATGAGCGCATTGAAAGTTCATTATTAAAAGCATTTGTACACATGCCACACCTGGAAGCTCCGGAAAATAAGGCAAGGATTTTTGAATTGCGGCAGTACCAAAGCGCCACTGAGGCCGCCGGGAAAAAGAAGATTGAGATGTTTAATGACCAAGGCGAAATAGATGTTTTCAAACGGCTTGGTTTCAAACCTGTTTTTTGGGGCGAAACGGTTATCGGTCCGCAAAGGCCTAATCTTACCTATATGATCACATTTGACGACATGGAAGCAAAAAGCGCCCACTGGAAAGCCTTTGGCAGCGATCCTGAATGGAAAAAGATTAGCGCCGTACCTGAATACGCCGATGCACTGTTGGTTAATAAAATAACATCAACTATGCTGGTACCTACAGCCTATTCGCAGATATAG
- a CDS encoding TIGR02117 family protein has translation MKTITKIAKVILRLVLGFVAFVLFYLFAAFIFSVWSVKKEAKTSNDVAIYILTNGDHTDIVVPVKNAVTDWSKEISYQNTISRDTTARYLAIGWGDKGFYLSTPTWADLKFSTAFKAAFALSTSAIHATYYQSMPESNDCKKIMISNEQYKRLIAFVDDSFKRDAAGNIINIKTNANYDKNDAFYEANRKYNMFYTCNTWANNALKSCGQTACVWTPFDRGIFYHYR, from the coding sequence ATGAAAACCATTACAAAAATTGCGAAGGTAATTTTAAGACTCGTGCTGGGCTTTGTGGCATTTGTACTGTTCTACCTTTTTGCGGCTTTTATATTTTCTGTATGGAGCGTTAAAAAAGAGGCAAAAACCTCAAATGATGTAGCCATTTATATCCTAACCAATGGCGATCATACAGATATCGTTGTCCCTGTTAAAAATGCCGTTACCGATTGGAGCAAGGAAATAAGCTACCAAAATACTATAAGCAGGGATACCACAGCCCGATATTTAGCTATAGGCTGGGGTGATAAAGGCTTTTATCTAAGCACCCCTACCTGGGCCGATCTAAAGTTTAGTACCGCTTTTAAAGCGGCCTTCGCGCTAAGTACATCGGCTATCCATGCTACTTATTATCAAAGCATGCCCGAAAGTAATGATTGCAAAAAGATCATGATCAGCAATGAGCAGTATAAACGACTGATAGCTTTTGTGGATGACAGTTTTAAAAGAGATGCCGCCGGCAACATCATCAACATAAAAACAAATGCCAATTATGATAAAAACGATGCATTTTATGAAGCCAATCGTAAATACAATATGTTTTATACCTGCAACACCTGGGCCAATAACGCGCTAAAATCATGCGGCCAAACAGCCTGCGTATGGACACCGTTTGACAGGGGCATTTTTTATCATTACAGGTAA
- a CDS encoding lmo0937 family membrane protein encodes MRSLLYIIAVILIIGWAISVFAYSATGLIHALLVIAVISFLLGVIRNPSTV; translated from the coding sequence ATGAGATCACTATTGTATATCATCGCGGTAATCCTGATTATAGGATGGGCGATCAGCGTTTTTGCCTACTCGGCAACAGGTTTAATACATGCATTATTGGTAATTGCCGTAATTTCATTTTTACTGGGCGTTATCAGAAACCCATCAACTGTTTAA
- a CDS encoding DUF2461 domain-containing protein — translation MSQLLLPASVFDFMRQLKQNNNREWFAQNKEAYQLQLEYVETFTEGLLNLVNTHDVIETPTAKRALHRIYRDIRFSKDKTPFKSNWSGGFKRAGKHRRGGYYFHLEPGNTFIGGGFWAPNTPDLKRIRDDIAFDPSPLKQIINSKEFKTVFGVLEGEQLKTTPKGYAADDDAIELLRYKQFLVRRRFTDAEALSPDFVKQASDTFKSMRPFFDYMSDVLTANLNGEED, via the coding sequence ATGAGCCAACTATTATTACCCGCCTCTGTATTCGATTTTATGAGGCAACTGAAACAGAACAATAACCGCGAATGGTTTGCACAAAATAAAGAAGCTTATCAGCTGCAACTGGAATATGTGGAGACTTTTACTGAAGGGTTATTGAATTTGGTTAATACGCATGACGTAATTGAAACGCCTACCGCAAAAAGGGCGCTGCACCGTATTTACCGCGATATCCGTTTCTCAAAAGATAAAACACCTTTTAAAAGCAATTGGAGCGGCGGTTTTAAACGTGCAGGCAAACATCGCAGGGGTGGGTACTATTTTCACCTGGAACCGGGAAATACTTTTATAGGAGGAGGTTTTTGGGCGCCTAACACGCCCGATCTCAAACGGATCCGCGACGATATCGCCTTTGATCCATCGCCTTTAAAGCAGATCATAAACAGTAAGGAATTTAAAACTGTTTTTGGTGTGTTGGAGGGAGAGCAGCTTAAAACAACCCCCAAAGGTTACGCCGCCGATGATGATGCCATTGAGCTTTTGAGGTATAAACAGTTTTTAGTTAGACGACGCTTTACCGACGCCGAAGCTTTAAGTCCGGATTTTGTAAAACAGGCTTCTGACACTTTTAAAAGTATGCGCCCGTTTTTTGATTACATGAGTGATGTGCTCACCGCAAATTTAAACGGGGAAGAGGATTAG